One genomic window of Papilio machaon chromosome 17, ilPapMach1.1, whole genome shotgun sequence includes the following:
- the LOC106721427 gene encoding dynein regulatory complex protein 9, producing the protein MEDWDVVNVVKIKSNVLSQSRTDKIEEDSVAEENCNKNANKLPFMTACLFATILEDSITTMRILAQCNNALRVAKAMADMGDLLAIKFSVPPAQNIDPLGKINPNELGREEYKLDKLEADRNFFLEVLTSTYADLSLERDFKSLVEHSACMVEREEHYLTLLEDEARNRVTRRDLNRQIRQQRVHVKTVTYDTDVVIDKLKTQVEDAALNAEIQARYIVNWQRARTEQHEQSIADRERPPASEIETHKQRLDHEQRVHTEFELLNNIIINETLEKVESWMNKYDTDMEGIDLKIQIKRSDYETTLENRQKLEETLEKHDKLMKDWVNFKEEREKARQYREKMFNAAVVVQAWWRGLLVRQKLGPFKEVKKKPPPKKK; encoded by the exons ATGGAGGATTGGGATGTTGTTAATGTTGTGAAGATCAAATCGAATGTACTTAGTCAATCAAGAACAGATAAAATTGAAGAG GACAGCGTAGCCGAAgagaattgtaataaaaatgcgaACAA GCTGCCGTTTATGACtgcttgtttgtttgcaaCTATTTTGGAAGATTCAATTACAACAATGCGTATCCTTG CACAGTGCAATAACGCTTTGCGTGTGGCAAAAGCTATGGCGGATATGGGCGATCTATTAGCAATAAAGTTTTCTGTTCCTCCGGCGCAGAATATCGATCCCTTAGGGAAAATCAATCCCAATGAGCTTGGCCGTGAAGAGTACAAACTAGACAAGCTAGAAGCGGATAG AAACTTCTTTTTAGAGGTCTTAACCTCAACATATGCAGACCTGTCGCTGGAGCGCGACTTCAAGTCGCTGGTTGAGCACTCCGCCTGCATGGTGGAGCGCGAGGAACATTACCTGACGCTGCTTGAAGATGAAGCTAGAAATAGAGT AACTCGACGAGACTTGAATAGACAAATTCGTCAACAACGCGTGCATGTAAAGACCGTAACCTATGACACTGACGTGGTGATTGACAAGCTCAAAACTCAAGTGGAA gATGCGGCGCTGAATGCCGAGATCCAGGCCCGGTATATCGTGAACTGGCAGCGGGCGCGGACGGAACAGCATGAGCAGAGCATCGCAGATCGCGAGCGCCCGCCCGCCTCTGAGATTGAGACACACAAGCAACGACTGGACCATGAACAGCGCGTACATACCGAATTCGAACTTCTCAACAATATCATTATCAAT gAAACTTTAGAAAAGGTCGAGAGTTGGATGAACAAGTACGATACGGACATGGAGGGGATAGACCTGAAGATCCAGATTAAGAGGTCCGATTATGAAACCACCTTAGAGAACAGACAAAAACTCGAGGAGacg TTGGAGAAACACGACAAGTTGATGAAGGACTGGGTGAATTTCAAAGAGGAGCGCGAAAAGGCGCGTCAGTACCGCGAAAAGATGTTCAACGCTGCTGTGGTGGTACAAGCCTGGTGGAGAGGACTCCTCGTCAGACAGAAACTCGGGCCTTTCAAGGAGGTCAAGAAGAAACCACCGCCGAAGAAGA